The Mycobacterium sp. EPa45 genomic interval CACCGGTGGCGGCCCGCAGGGCTGGTCGTGGGGATCGCTCAACCCGCTCAACGCTTTTCAGAACCTGTCCGGCTCGGTGGCCGGAGCCGACGGCAGCATGCTCACGGTGGCCGGCTCGGCGGGCATCGGTCTGTTCTTCGCATTCTGGTCCTGGGTGGGCTTCGAGTCCAGCGCGATGTACGGCGAGGAGTCCAAGAACCCGAAGAAGATCATCCCGATCGCGGTGATCAGCTCGGTGGTCGGCATCGGCGTGTTCTACATCCTCATCTCCTGGCTGGCGATCGTCGGCACCGGTCCGCAGAATGCCATTGCCCTGGCCCAGGATTCGGCCACGGCCGGTGACATCTTCTTCGGCCCGGTCGGAGCGCACCTGGGAACCTGGGCGGTCGACCTGTTCAAGATCCTGTTGATGACGGGTTCGTTCGCCTGCGGTATGGCGTTCCACAACTGCGCTGCCCGCTACATCTACGCGATCGGCCGGGAGAACGTGATCCCCGGCATGCGCAAGACCCTGGGCGCCACCCACGCCACGCACGGCTCGCCGCACATCGCCGGTCTCGTACAGACCATCTTCGCGACCGTGGTGGTGCTGTTCTTCGCCCTGACCGGACGGGACCCCTACACCGGCCTCTACGGACTGATGGCACTGCTGGGCACCACCGCCATCCTGATCGTGCAGGCGCTGGCCGCCTTCGCGGTGATCGCCTACTTCCATGTCGGCAAGAACCATCCGGAGACGGCGAACTGGTTCCGGACGTTCACCGCGCCGCTACTCGGTGGCCTCGGCATGCTCTATGTGATCTACCTGCTGGCCAAGAATGCATCGTTCGCGGCGGGCACCGCCTCCAGCGACTGGGTCTTCGAGATCATTCCCTACGTGGTGG includes:
- a CDS encoding APC family permease, whose protein sequence is MSEIIDPPAPAGTDAKSDSVQRLKPNAVGLIGVLFMAVATAAPITAMVGNVPIAVGFGNGAYAPAGYFVATIVLTLFAIGYAAMSKHITATGAFYGYISHGLGRIVGLGAGFLTAMAYMVFEASLIGIFAFFGNDTFNSLFHVNIPWIVFAIGMLVVNLVLTYFDINVAARVLGVFLITEIVMLSLMALSVLFTGGGPQGWSWGSLNPLNAFQNLSGSVAGADGSMLTVAGSAGIGLFFAFWSWVGFESSAMYGEESKNPKKIIPIAVISSVVGIGVFYILISWLAIVGTGPQNAIALAQDSATAGDIFFGPVGAHLGTWAVDLFKILLMTGSFACGMAFHNCAARYIYAIGRENVIPGMRKTLGATHATHGSPHIAGLVQTIFATVVVLFFALTGRDPYTGLYGLMALLGTTAILIVQALAAFAVIAYFHVGKNHPETANWFRTFTAPLLGGLGMLYVIYLLAKNASFAAGTASSDWVFEIIPYVVAVVGIGGILLAVFLKYKSPQQYSELGRTVLEEAHERQ